A single Cryomorphaceae bacterium DNA region contains:
- a CDS encoding T9SS type A sorting domain-containing protein yields MKKILLLAVAVGAFLCSNAQTQAFTEKFELPGGADSVSSVGTPAWTINTTYASEGVQSMLGTIGTASTTYLESNTFSTIGNTFIRLEFDHICKIEFFDSGTIEVSSDGGATWTQLTCTEYLGTGTFCGSGNKFASNTYLVWDPANPSAQPNNTWWQTETFDMSTFLSNTATAKVRFKLTDGNNNGSGGNYGWLVDNIRVVVAPCELIPPVVTLNSPVFQDTAYITGPFSIGATITDASGIDSAVVVYNVNNGPNDTIPMTAGAGGIYNGVIPAQLLLDQVCYQVVAWDSSACGNITKTPNPGFNCFYISDAPPPNCVGAPISTFPWTDDFEAFVPGTANFGAGVWGSICCNWERFPLASASSGYGWCVRAQSTPSFSTGPDFDNTSGNGNFMYTEVPFGSGGDTATLTSPCLDLDGMVAPQMEFYYHMTGSGCGTLEVLVNNGVTWTNVFTIQGQQQPTTTSPWTKVNIPLFLFAGNIVQIKFRTTATTNTAGDIAIDDVSVFEPQPIDGAIIGITAPPVESCGFSTNEDVIVQVFNAGTTAQDTLPVAYTINGSGVIIRDTIYQNLLPGDTLLHTFSQGADLSQGGVTYNILSWTEFIGEQGVGNDTLYGYNVLNSLTPPPYIQDFENFSSGSQNAIEGWVQSTTDDDDWTFLSGSTTSGGTGPQFDHTTGTAAGIYAYMEVSQVANGETVELISPCLDFSLSPTPKVEFWYHMLGPQIGTLNLDVQDTSGTWVNEWSLSGDQGDQWTSALVDLTPYAFQNVKIRFRAQSLGCCAGDIAIDDIFIFQPQPNDVGVADILSPLDFGCDLGPAVPVTVQVTNYGTSTQDTIPVSYVLDNGTVVTDTLFTTLNPGDTVAFTFATTIDLSTPGTTYNLDTWTDLPTEQTFLNDSINGYTVVNTLLVPPFIQDFESFSPGQVPSDNWEQDNLDDDDWTFQAGGTTSANTGPTVDHTLGTALGMYAYMEVSLVGNGEVVNLISPCIDFTNLIAPKLSFWYHMWGTTIGTLSVDILDTNGVYNQVWTLSGDQGNVWREGFVDLTAYAGTITKIRFRAQSLGCCAGDIAIDDINVYEPQPNDVSMSAIVSPSSTGCDLSATEAVIVEIVNLGLNPQTSIPVQVTVAGQPTVTGTWTGTLNPGDTVLYTLPGTVDMSTPATAYNVSGSTNLPGDQVPSNDTISGIVVENSLQLLPYVEPFTTFTQGGGTPALPGTLDNFWTRSSTGGDGGYNWLVQSGPTGSFGTGPNGDNTTGTGNYMYVESSFGGTGEVATLTSPCLDLNWYSARVDFYTHMFGAQTGIMFLDIQDTTGVWTNLWTLAGQQQTSEQDPYQLNSIDLSAYVGQFVKLRFRAQKTGFTSGDMALDDINVYPVYPSAGVNEITVSPSNFFILPQASPVSAEIENTGLLDLDHFKVTLEIDNNTIVTDSLFFPVPLGPGQTTTHTFSQIWQADPGAHTICVFTEEPNLQIDGFPSDDTLCYVATVFDSTSVFPYCNNFDGGQEPLVALNYITYEPQGNVWEAGTPNQTVINGAFSAPNAWMTGLNADYEPRDSSALFSPLFNINPDSCYKISFYHSYKTESFQDGGAVEYSTDGGATWTSIGSVGADWYNTQFTIGLSNTTPGNPGWTGTSNGWEYAERTVQFASGGPVIFRWRFGADFSIQDEGWAIDDICIENIGSCNPTSVEEEALLAVSIYPNPASDQIQITVPDLTEPVTAQVVDAYGSLVTEFALEPNGSMSDVQLDVRQWAAGVYFIQISQGRYHQSEKFVISR; encoded by the coding sequence ATGAAAAAGATTCTACTCTTGGCCGTCGCGGTCGGTGCATTCCTTTGTTCCAACGCACAGACCCAGGCATTCACTGAGAAGTTCGAATTACCTGGAGGCGCCGACAGTGTGTCCTCTGTCGGTACACCTGCTTGGACGATCAACACCACCTATGCGTCCGAAGGGGTACAGAGCATGCTCGGCACCATTGGAACGGCCTCCACAACGTACTTGGAGTCGAACACGTTCAGCACCATTGGCAATACTTTTATTCGCCTCGAATTTGACCACATTTGTAAGATTGAGTTCTTCGATAGCGGTACCATTGAGGTTTCGAGTGATGGTGGGGCTACTTGGACCCAGCTCACTTGTACAGAATACCTAGGGACTGGAACCTTCTGTGGATCGGGAAATAAATTTGCGAGTAACACCTATCTCGTTTGGGATCCTGCCAACCCATCGGCGCAACCCAACAACACTTGGTGGCAGACCGAGACCTTTGACATGTCAACCTTCTTGTCCAATACGGCAACGGCAAAGGTTCGCTTCAAGCTTACAGATGGGAATAACAACGGCTCAGGAGGTAACTACGGATGGCTTGTAGACAATATTCGCGTGGTTGTAGCACCATGTGAGCTCATTCCACCAGTCGTCACTTTGAACTCACCGGTTTTTCAGGATACAGCATACATCACCGGGCCATTCAGTATTGGAGCAACCATTACTGATGCTTCAGGAATTGATTCCGCAGTTGTGGTATATAACGTAAACAACGGACCCAACGATACTATTCCGATGACTGCCGGAGCAGGTGGCATCTACAACGGGGTCATTCCAGCTCAATTGCTTTTGGATCAAGTGTGCTATCAAGTTGTGGCTTGGGATTCTTCAGCTTGTGGTAACATCACCAAGACACCGAATCCAGGTTTCAACTGTTTTTACATCAGCGATGCCCCACCCCCCAACTGTGTAGGCGCTCCAATTTCAACATTCCCATGGACCGATGATTTCGAGGCATTTGTTCCTGGAACGGCCAACTTCGGGGCAGGCGTATGGGGATCCATCTGCTGTAACTGGGAGCGATTCCCCTTAGCGAGCGCATCTTCGGGATATGGGTGGTGTGTTCGTGCTCAAAGCACACCGAGCTTTAGTACAGGTCCTGATTTCGACAACACCTCTGGAAATGGAAACTTCATGTACACGGAGGTTCCTTTCGGCTCAGGTGGGGATACGGCGACCTTGACAAGCCCATGCTTGGATTTGGACGGTATGGTAGCTCCTCAAATGGAATTCTACTACCATATGACTGGTTCAGGATGTGGTACTTTGGAAGTACTGGTGAATAACGGGGTAACCTGGACGAATGTGTTTACCATTCAAGGTCAGCAGCAACCTACCACCACCAGTCCTTGGACTAAAGTGAATATCCCTCTTTTCCTCTTCGCAGGAAATATCGTACAAATCAAATTCCGCACAACAGCGACAACGAATACTGCTGGAGACATTGCTATTGACGACGTTTCCGTCTTTGAACCACAGCCGATTGACGGTGCAATTATCGGCATTACTGCTCCACCTGTAGAATCTTGTGGGTTCAGCACGAATGAAGACGTCATTGTACAAGTCTTCAACGCGGGAACAACAGCCCAGGACACACTGCCTGTGGCCTATACCATTAATGGGTCTGGTGTAATCATTCGCGATACCATTTATCAAAACCTATTGCCGGGTGACACCTTGCTTCACACCTTTAGCCAAGGTGCTGACTTGAGTCAAGGAGGGGTTACCTACAACATCCTTTCTTGGACTGAATTCATCGGAGAACAAGGAGTTGGTAACGACACCCTCTACGGATACAATGTGTTGAACTCATTGACTCCTCCACCTTACATTCAGGACTTTGAAAACTTCAGTTCTGGATCACAAAATGCCATTGAAGGTTGGGTTCAGAGTACTACGGACGACGACGACTGGACCTTCCTTTCAGGATCCACCACCTCTGGCGGAACAGGACCTCAGTTCGATCATACCACAGGAACGGCTGCAGGGATTTACGCCTACATGGAGGTATCTCAAGTAGCCAATGGTGAAACGGTAGAACTCATTTCACCTTGTTTGGACTTCTCACTTTCCCCAACGCCGAAAGTGGAGTTCTGGTATCATATGCTCGGACCTCAAATTGGAACCTTGAATTTGGATGTACAAGACACCTCAGGTACTTGGGTGAATGAATGGAGCCTCAGTGGTGATCAAGGAGATCAATGGACCAGTGCTTTGGTGGACCTTACCCCTTATGCCTTCCAAAACGTAAAAATTCGATTCCGTGCTCAATCCTTAGGATGTTGTGCAGGAGATATCGCTATTGACGATATTTTCATCTTCCAACCGCAACCGAATGATGTAGGTGTTGCAGATATTCTTTCGCCTCTGGACTTCGGATGTGACCTTGGGCCTGCGGTACCTGTTACCGTGCAAGTGACCAATTACGGTACCAGTACTCAGGACACCATTCCAGTCAGTTATGTCCTGGATAATGGAACAGTCGTAACGGATACATTATTTACCACGCTTAATCCAGGGGATACTGTGGCCTTTACTTTTGCCACGACCATTGACTTGAGTACACCAGGAACGACATACAACTTGGATACTTGGACCGATCTTCCTACGGAACAAACCTTCTTGAATGACAGTATAAACGGATATACAGTAGTGAATACCTTGCTGGTTCCTCCTTTCATTCAAGACTTTGAATCCTTCAGCCCTGGCCAGGTTCCTTCGGACAACTGGGAACAGGACAATCTAGACGATGACGACTGGACGTTCCAAGCCGGTGGAACCACGAGTGCCAATACCGGGCCTACCGTCGACCATACACTGGGAACTGCATTGGGTATGTACGCCTACATGGAAGTAAGCCTTGTCGGAAATGGTGAAGTGGTTAATCTGATTAGCCCTTGTATTGACTTTACGAATCTGATTGCACCTAAACTGAGCTTCTGGTATCACATGTGGGGAACTACAATTGGAACCCTATCCGTTGATATCCTGGATACCAATGGTGTATACAACCAGGTTTGGACCCTTTCAGGAGACCAAGGCAATGTGTGGCGCGAAGGATTTGTCGATTTGACCGCTTATGCTGGTACCATTACCAAAATCCGCTTCCGCGCACAATCTCTCGGTTGTTGTGCAGGAGACATCGCCATTGATGACATTAATGTTTACGAACCACAGCCAAACGATGTCTCGATGAGCGCCATAGTCTCTCCGAGCTCTACAGGATGTGATTTGAGTGCTACTGAAGCTGTCATCGTCGAAATTGTGAACCTCGGACTCAATCCACAAACTAGCATTCCTGTTCAGGTTACTGTTGCGGGACAGCCAACGGTTACTGGAACATGGACGGGTACACTGAACCCAGGCGATACCGTACTCTACACGCTGCCAGGAACAGTTGATATGAGTACACCAGCCACGGCCTACAACGTAAGTGGATCTACCAATTTACCAGGTGATCAAGTTCCTTCGAACGATACCATCAGTGGTATTGTGGTTGAGAACAGCCTACAGCTTCTTCCGTACGTAGAGCCATTCACCACATTTACACAAGGTGGAGGTACTCCAGCACTTCCAGGAACACTGGATAACTTCTGGACACGTTCTTCGACCGGAGGTGACGGTGGGTACAATTGGCTCGTTCAATCAGGTCCTACTGGAAGCTTTGGCACAGGACCGAATGGAGACAACACTACGGGAACCGGGAACTATATGTATGTAGAATCCTCTTTTGGAGGAACCGGTGAAGTGGCGACCTTGACCTCGCCCTGTCTTGATTTGAACTGGTACTCTGCCCGAGTAGATTTCTACACCCACATGTTTGGGGCTCAAACCGGAATCATGTTCTTGGACATCCAGGACACCACAGGTGTTTGGACCAACCTCTGGACATTGGCCGGACAGCAGCAAACAAGCGAGCAGGATCCGTACCAGCTAAACTCGATTGACTTGAGTGCTTATGTAGGACAATTTGTGAAGTTGCGCTTCCGTGCCCAGAAAACTGGATTCACATCTGGAGATATGGCCTTGGATGACATCAATGTATATCCTGTATATCCAAGTGCTGGAGTCAACGAAATCACTGTTTCTCCGAGCAACTTCTTCATCTTGCCGCAGGCAAGCCCCGTAAGTGCAGAGATTGAGAATACCGGATTATTGGATTTGGATCACTTTAAAGTGACTCTTGAGATTGACAACAACACCATTGTTACCGACAGCTTGTTCTTCCCTGTTCCTCTTGGTCCAGGACAGACAACAACACATACCTTCAGCCAGATCTGGCAAGCAGATCCAGGGGCGCACACCATTTGTGTGTTCACTGAGGAACCGAACCTGCAGATCGACGGATTCCCTAGTGATGACACCTTGTGTTACGTTGCTACAGTATTTGACTCTACATCAGTCTTCCCGTATTGTAACAACTTCGATGGTGGTCAAGAACCTTTGGTAGCCTTGAACTACATCACCTACGAACCTCAAGGAAATGTTTGGGAAGCGGGTACGCCAAACCAAACCGTGATCAACGGAGCGTTTAGTGCACCAAATGCTTGGATGACTGGACTGAATGCCGATTATGAGCCTCGTGATAGCTCAGCTCTATTCTCTCCCCTGTTCAACATTAATCCGGACAGCTGCTATAAAATTAGCTTCTATCACTCGTACAAAACGGAATCCTTCCAAGACGGTGGAGCTGTAGAATACTCTACGGATGGCGGAGCCACTTGGACTTCTATTGGAAGCGTTGGAGCCGATTGGTACAACACTCAATTCACCATCGGATTGTCGAACACCACCCCTGGAAATCCGGGATGGACCGGAACTTCAAACGGATGGGAGTACGCTGAACGCACTGTCCAATTCGCTTCTGGAGGCCCAGTAATTTTCCGCTGGAGATTTGGAGCTGACTTCTCTATTCAAGATGAGGGTTGGGCCATCGACGATATTTGTATCGAAAACATCGGCTCTTGTAATCCAACAAGCGTCGAAGAAGAAGCATTGCTTGCGGTCAGTATTTATCCGAACCCTGCTTCCGATCAAATCCAAATCACCGTTCCCGATCTGACCGAACCCGTGACCGCACAAGTTGTGGACGCATACGGATCATTGGTTACGGAATTTGCCTTAGAGCCTAACGGCTCGATGAGTGATGTACAACTCGATGTTCGTCAGTGGGCAGCGGGAGTCTACTTCATCCAAATCAGCCAAGGACGCTATCACCAGAGCGAAAAATTCGTGATTTCGCGATAA